From the genome of Apodemus sylvaticus chromosome 3, mApoSyl1.1, whole genome shotgun sequence, one region includes:
- the LOC127679838 gene encoding transcription factor BTF3-like isoform X1, giving the protein MSETIMNEEKLAKLQAQVRIGGRGTARSKKVVHRTAMSEDRKLQFSLKKLEANNISGIEEVNMFTNQGTVIHFKDTEVQVSLAATITITGNAETKPRIETLPSILNQLGADSLISLRRLAEALPKQSTNGKARLATGEEEEEDVPELVKNFDEASKNEAN; this is encoded by the coding sequence ATGAGTGAAACGATCATGAATGAGGAAAAACTCGCCAAACTGCAGGCACAGGTGCGCATTGGTGGGAGAGGAACTGCTCGTAGTAAGAAGGTGGTTCACAGAACAGCCATGTCAGAGGATAGAAAACTGCAGTTCTCCTTAAAGAAGTTAGAGGCAAACAACATCTCTGGTATTGAAGAGGTGAACATGTTTACAAACCAAGGAACAGTGATCCATTTTAAGGACACTGAAGTTCAGGTGTCTCTAGCAGCCACCATCACCATTACAGGCAATGCTGAGACAAAGCCCCGGATAGAAACGCTCCCCAGCATCCTAAACCAGCTTGGTGCAGACAGTCTGATTAGTTTAAGGAGACTGGCTGAGGCTCTGCCCAAACAATCTACGAATGGAAAAGCACGGCTTGCtactggagaggaggaggaggaggatgttcCAGAACTAGTGAAGAATTTTGATGAGGCTTCTAAGAATGAGGCAAACTGA
- the LOC127679838 gene encoding transcription factor BTF3-like isoform X2 produces MNEEKLAKLQAQVRIGGRGTARKVNMFTNQGTVIHFKDTEVQVSLAATITITGNAETKPRIETLPSILNQLGADSLISLRRLAEALPKQSTNGKARLATGEEEEEDVPELVKNFDEASKNEAN; encoded by the exons ATGAATGAGGAAAAACTCGCCAAACTGCAGGCACAGGTGCGCATTGGTGGGAGAGGAACTGCTCGTA AGGTGAACATGTTTACAAACCAAGGAACAGTGATCCATTTTAAGGACACTGAAGTTCAGGTGTCTCTAGCAGCCACCATCACCATTACAGGCAATGCTGAGACAAAGCCCCGGATAGAAACGCTCCCCAGCATCCTAAACCAGCTTGGTGCAGACAGTCTGATTAGTTTAAGGAGACTGGCTGAGGCTCTGCCCAAACAATCTACGAATGGAAAAGCACGGCTTGCtactggagaggaggaggaggaggatgttcCAGAACTAGTGAAGAATTTTGATGAGGCTTCTAAGAATGAGGCAAACTGA